In Mytilus edulis chromosome 4, xbMytEdul2.2, whole genome shotgun sequence, the following proteins share a genomic window:
- the LOC139520604 gene encoding uncharacterized protein has protein sequence MSYVGIDDIHIYGKSEVTTSSAVTNTAFITNLTSPSSKDTRTSTRMLLTERSTKQITIPTTVQKTYASTDLKFTENKTSPTGNTIASSTLQATLTSTKNTELMTTSSKLETNRSTKKMPLSTTEHQTHISTDLEFTKNIHSSTKYPSSPSILQSTIISTPSSVSTNAVVPKSTTRTTIMMSNLKTFHTGQTTTLDTKTPSKNTNVQQTNFLTTPSHTEKNTPSTLYSTSSKHVTRKKTTTDAKKTTLNKHDSKTTDHSTTPYIIQVTKKTFTTKKNKATKSEAEKSDHISKGAQAGIGITVALLGVGLVVAVLFIMKKKISTIDQGIKLNKNEIQLESKYTRTETYINGDTKCVIENGVSQANNQTAWTSTEPLCKQ, from the exons ATGTCTTATGTTGGAATTGATGACATCCATATATATGGAAAATCAGAAG TTACTACATCAAGTGCCGTCACGAATACTGCTTTCATTACAAATCTTACCTCACCTTCAAGTAAGGATACAAGAACTTCTACAAGAATGTTATTAACCGAAAGATCAACAAAACAGATAACGATACCGACAACTGTACAGAAGACATATGCTTCAACAGATCTGAAATTTACCGAGAACAAAACGTCACCCACTGGAAACACTATAGCATCATCAACATTACAAGCAACGTTAA CTTCAACTAAAAATACAGAATTGATGACTACTTCATCAAAACTAGAAACAAACAGATCAACCAAAAAAATGCCACTATCGACAACGGAACACCAGACACATATCTCAACAGATTTGGAATTTACGAAGAACATCCATTCGTCAACCAAATATCCATCCTCGCCATCTATCTTACAATCTACGATTA TATCTACACCAAGTTCAGTAAGCACTAATGCAGTTGTACCAAAGTCAACAACTCGTACTACCATCATGATGtcaaatttgaaaacttttcacACTGGTCAAACTACAACTCTAGACACAAAGACACCGTCCAAGAATACAAATGTACAGCAAACGAATTTCTTAACAACACCGTCCCATACCGAGAAGAATACGCCATCTACATTATATTCAACGTCGAGTAAGCATGTGACGAGGAAGAAAACTACTACAGATGCAAAGAAAACTACTTTGAATAAACATGATAGTAAGACAACAGATCATAGTACTACACCATATATTATTCAAGTGACAAAGAAGACCTTCACCACCAAAAAGAATAAAGCGACAAAGTCTGAAGCTGAAAAATCAGATCACATAAGTAAGGGTGCACAGGCAGGCATCGGTATAACTGTAGCGTTGTTAGGTGTAGGGCTTGTGGTAGCTGTTCTCTTTATAATGAAGAAGAAAATAAGCACGATAGATCAaggaattaaattaaataaaaatgaaattcaatTGGAAAGCAAATATACGAGGACGGAAACTTACATAAATGGTGACACAAAATGTGTTATAGAAAATGGCGTTAGTCAAGCAAATAATCAAACTGCATGGACATCAACTGAACCATTATGTAAGCAGTGA